A single Lactuca sativa cultivar Salinas chromosome 8, Lsat_Salinas_v11, whole genome shotgun sequence DNA region contains:
- the LOC111919766 gene encoding probable E3 ubiquitin-protein ligase RHC2A: MSMDDSSSSSYWCYRCSQFINVPTHRLDSSFFCPDCNGGFIEELGSPTQIPESTLSDSHRRRFPAAALYMVGNEQHSSVSSPSPPVLRRTVRNPGDRSPFNPVIVVRGQTSNANTPPVESGNGRGFEMYYDDGAGSGLRPLPVSMSEFLLGAGFDRLLDQLTQIEANGLGRIDQNPPASKAAIEALPTIEIQEIHTFTESHCAVCKDPFELQTEAKEMPCKHLYHSDCILPWLSLRNSCPVCRHELPSDNQESVSDDNDVAAGLTIWRLPGGGFAVGRRGREREIPVVFTEMDGGFNINGGPWRRRSWDLRGNGGGGNGGLRRFFNNMFSCFSGGGRRGRRGLSSSSSSSSDDGVSHRSRFIPTIFSSSSRRQRAWASDVNNRPQMW, translated from the coding sequence ATGTCAATGGATGATTCTTCATCCTCATCATATTGGTGCTACAGATGCAGCCAATTTATCAATGTTCCGACTCACCGGTTAGATTCTTCTTTCTTTTGCCCGGATTGCAACGGTGGATTCATAGAGGAGCTCGGTAGCCCGACCCAGATACCCGAGTCAACACTTTCGGACTCTCACCGGAGACGTTTTCCTGCTGCGGCTCTATACATGGTCGGAAACGAGCAACATAGCTCAGTATCAAGTCCTAGCCCACCGGTGCTTCGCCGTACTGTAAGGAACCCAGGTGATCGGTCGCCGTTTAACCCCGTCATCGTCGTTCGTGGACAGACTAGCAACGCGAACACGCCGCCCGTTGAATCCGGCAACGGGAGAGGGTTTGAGATGTATTATGATGACGGAGCTGGGTCTGGTTTGAGGCCATTACCGGTGAGTATGTCGGAGTTTTTGTTGGGTGCTGGTTTTGACCGGTTATTAGATCAATTGACTCAAATTGAAGCGAATGGGTTAGGGAGAATCGACCAGAATCCCCCGGCGTCAAAGGCCGCCATTGAAGCACTTCCGACGATTGAAATTCAAGAAATTCATACTTTCACAGAATCCCATTGTGCTGTTTGTAAAGACCCATTTGAATTACAAACAGAAGCTAAAGAAATGCCTTGTAAGCATTTATACCATTCGGATTGCATTCTTCCATGGCTAAGTTTACGTAATTCATGCCCAGTTTGCCGCCACGAACTGCCGTCGGATAATCAAGAATCAGTATCTGACGATAACGATGTAGCAGCAGGATTAACGATTTGGAGGCTGCCTGGCGGCGGTTTTGCGGTGGGGAGGAGGGGAAGGGAGAGAGAGATACCTGTTGTTTTTACTGAAATGGACGGTGGATTCAACATCAACGGAGGTCCATGGAGGAGGAGGTCATGGGATTTAAGAGGAAACGGTGGTGGAGGGAATGGCGGATTGCGGCGGTTTTTCAATAATATGTTTTCTTGTTTCAGTGGTGGTGGTCGACGAGGGCGCAGAGGTTTGTCCTCTAGTTCGAGTTCCAGTTCTGATGATGGAGTAAGCCATAGAAGCAGATTTATTCCGACGATTTTTAGCAGCTCCTCACGGCGGCAGAGGGCGTGGGCTTCTGACGTGAACAATCGGCCACAAATGTGGTGA